In the Leptospira limi genome, one interval contains:
- a CDS encoding nicotinamide-nucleotide amidohydrolase family protein, whose translation MSPFIVILSTGSELTAGRSLDTNSGWIANQLFELGWKVKKFITLPDDPNLIFSELQSLQTLAKEKPVLAIMTGGLGPTEDDYTLETVLKLTGKTSYSVEKAKLRLTKIYESRGKEYKDILPNVFRQTFVPEGCKTLDNSVGIAVGFVESIGENSYLVCMPGVPSEMTEMFKRRLVPELKKLYPRENLLQKTKWLWNIGESLFQNDFIEPNRDEFFKEAEWGVTANRGYIKCIFQSTNQNLLDQIINRLETQYPKIISDDVFSNVHDRLVALQLTISVVESCTGGLLGKKMTEQPGSSSYFMGGFLTYSNEMKSNLLGIPIETINTYGAVSEEVAKAMVDGLCQKTGTHYGISITGIAGPDGGSDGKPVGTVCIGIKEPNGQITVHRYVFPGNREAIRENASNTAIFLIYQSLKSKVI comes from the coding sequence ATGTCACCTTTTATTGTAATCCTTTCCACTGGATCTGAGTTAACCGCTGGTCGTAGTCTAGATACAAATTCTGGATGGATTGCGAATCAATTGTTTGAACTTGGTTGGAAGGTTAAAAAGTTTATCACTTTGCCTGATGATCCAAATTTGATTTTTTCTGAATTACAATCACTACAAACTCTCGCAAAAGAAAAACCGGTGCTTGCAATCATGACAGGTGGCCTTGGCCCAACAGAAGACGATTATACTTTGGAAACGGTTTTGAAATTAACCGGAAAAACTTCTTATTCTGTCGAAAAAGCAAAACTTCGTCTCACAAAAATTTATGAATCAAGAGGAAAGGAATATAAAGATATCCTTCCCAATGTATTTCGCCAGACATTTGTTCCCGAAGGATGTAAAACTTTAGACAACTCAGTCGGCATTGCTGTAGGATTTGTAGAATCCATAGGAGAAAATTCCTATTTGGTATGTATGCCAGGAGTTCCTTCCGAGATGACTGAAATGTTTAAACGTAGGTTAGTTCCTGAACTGAAAAAACTTTACCCTCGGGAAAACTTACTCCAAAAAACAAAATGGTTGTGGAACATTGGCGAATCATTATTCCAAAATGATTTTATAGAACCCAATCGGGATGAATTCTTTAAGGAAGCGGAATGGGGTGTTACGGCTAACCGAGGTTATATTAAATGTATATTCCAATCTACAAATCAAAATTTACTGGATCAAATCATCAATCGATTGGAAACTCAATATCCAAAAATCATTTCAGACGATGTGTTTAGTAATGTACATGATCGCTTAGTAGCTCTTCAATTGACAATCTCTGTTGTGGAAAGTTGTACTGGTGGATTACTCGGCAAAAAAATGACAGAACAACCTGGTTCTAGTTCCTATTTTATGGGTGGTTTTTTAACGTATTCGAATGAGATGAAATCCAATTTACTTGGGATTCCTATCGAGACGATTAACACATATGGTGCCGTGAGTGAAGAAGTGGCAAAAGCGATGGTGGATGGACTTTGCCAAAAAACAGGAACACATTATGGAATATCCATCACAGGGATTGCGGGTCCAGATGGCGGTAGTGATGGAAAACCTGTAGGCACAGTTTGTATTGGTATCAAAGAACCAAATGGTCAGATCACAGTGCACCGTTATGTGTTTCCTGGTAACAGAGAAGCAATTCGTGAAAATGCAAGTAATACTGCAATATTTTTGATTTACCAATCTTTAAAAAGTAAGGTTATATAA